One Acipenser ruthenus chromosome 33, fAciRut3.2 maternal haplotype, whole genome shotgun sequence genomic region harbors:
- the tubg1 gene encoding LOW QUALITY PROTEIN: tubulin gamma-1 chain (The sequence of the model RefSeq protein was modified relative to this genomic sequence to represent the inferred CDS: inserted 2 bases in 1 codon) — MGRERKSERQTETEEERERRNTTKEYVRAGQLAYKRTQSDIKLGGSPRLHFLITAYTPLTTDQSVASIRKTTVLDVMRRLLQLKNVTVSIGRDRHTNRCYISILNIIQGEVDPTQVHKWDGPHSLQQSLQRIRERKLASFIPWGPASIQVALSRKSLYLPSAQRVSGFIMANHTSISYEYYTLFDRTCRQYEKLRKREAFLEQFRKEGIFKENXDELDNSREIVQQLTEYSAAPRPDYISWGAPGQ, encoded by the exons ATGGGAAGAGAGCGAAAGagcgagagacagacagagacagaagaGGAGCGAGAAAGGAGGAATACAA CCAAGGAGTATGTGAGGGCGGGGCAGCTCGCTTACAAGCGAACACAATCAGACATCAAGCTAGGAGG GTCTCCACGCCTTCACTTCCTCATAACTGCTTACACGCCTCTCACCACGGACCAGTCA GTTGCCAGTATACGTAAAACCACAGTGCTGGATGTGATGAGGCGATTGCTGCAGCTCAAGAATGTCACGGTCTCCATCGGCAGGGACAGACACACCAACCGCTGTTACATTTCCATCCTCAACATCATCCAGGGAGAGGTGGACCCGACTCAGGTACACAAATGGGATGGCCCCCACAGCTTGCAGCAG AGCTTGCAGCGAATCAGAGAGAGGAAGCTGGCCAGCTTTATCCCCTGGGGTCCTGCCAGTATCCAGGTGGCTTTGTCAAGGAAATCTCTGTATTTGCCTTCCGCTCAGCGTGTCAGTGGATTCATTATGGCAAACCACACCAGCATCTCCTATGAGTACTATACT CTGTTTGACAGAACATGCCGGCAATACGAGAAGCTGAGGAAGCGAGAGGCTTTCCTGGAGCAGTTCAGGAAGGAGGGCATTTTCAAGGAAAA TGACGAGCTGGACAACTCCCGGGAGATCGTGCAGCAGCTGACTGAGTACAGCGCTGCCCCACGGCCAGATTACATCTCCTGGGGTGCGCCGGGGCAGTGA